The following are encoded in a window of Thunnus albacares chromosome 17, fThuAlb1.1, whole genome shotgun sequence genomic DNA:
- the cbx7a gene encoding chromobox homolog 7a isoform X1 gives MELSSIGDQVFAVESITKKRVRKGNVEYLLKWQGWPPKYSTWEPEDNILDPRLVLAYEENQEKVRALAYRRKGLRPRRLVLRNIFAMDLRSAHKVPDKPPPRLRLSLTRSMSTDVDQGERGSMYCRQARRRSKYRASKRGPDGPSNKPIRPPRKKEESMEEDWGGTSEEEKQESESTTEERREDSLYGLSSQSECSSPPLLERQDLEMEVEEKVEADLTAVGTEIWTDRAGGGTSEIRLNQTFACDQSRDSASVPEAGQGDVVTVGNRSEWDRGEAGVASGSECLSHRSEGGVCQRNNTTSVIVSVQESSETAGDTTAVCSAAEARREEVRGDNQSVTMTTPGSQTDPAEAEHPGKVIVTEVTINSLTVTFKEATVAEGFFKGY, from the exons ATGGAGCTGTCATCAATAGGAGACCAAGTGTTTGCAGTGGAGTCAATAACAAAGAAGAGAGTCAGAAAG ggTAATGTGGAGTATCTACTGAAATGGCAGGGATGGCCCCCAAA GTACAGTACTTGGGAACCAGAGGACAATATTTTGGACCCTCGCCTGGTCCTGGCCTACGAAGAGAA TCAGGAGAAGGTCAGAGCTCTGGCCTATCGCAGGAAAGGACTCAGACCCAGGAGGCTCGTCCTGCGG AACATCTTTGCCATGGACCTCCGCAGTGCCCACAAGGTCCCGGACAAGCCTCCGCCCCGGCTACGCCTCTCCCTCACCCGCTCCATGAGCACAGATGTGGACCAGGGCGAGCGGGGCAGCATGTACTGTCGTCAAGCCAGAAGGAGGAGCAAGTATAGGGCGTCCAAACGAGGGCCAGATGGACCCTCAAACAAACCCATCCGTCCACCCAGGAAGAAGGAGGAGTCCATGGAGGAGGACTGGGGCGGCACCAGCGAAGAAGAGAAGCAGGAGTCTGAAAGCACCACTGAGGAGAGACGTGAAGACAGTTTATACGGTTTGTCAA GTCAGTCCGAGTGCAGTTCCCCTCCCCTGCTGGAGCGACAGGACTTGgagatggaggtggaggagaaggtGGAGGCCGACCTGACAGCAGTAGGCACAGAGATATGGACTGACAGAGCAGGCGGAGGGACGTCCGAAATAAGACTCAACCAAACATTTGCGTGCGACCAATCAAGGGACAGCGCCTCAGTGCCTGAGGCCGGACAAGGGGATGTTGTTACTGTGGGCAACAGGTCAGAGTGGGACAGAGGTGAGGCGGGTGTGGCGTCAGGGTCGGAGTGTCTGAGTCACAGATCAGAGGGAGGCGTTTGTCAGAGAAACAACACAACCTCGGTGATAGTGAGCGTTCAGGAGAGCAGCGAGACAGCAGGTGACACCACCGCTGTCTGCTCGGCTGCAGAAGCACGGAGGGAGGAAGTGAGAGGCGACAATCAGAGCGTTACTATGACAACACCAGGCAGTCAGACTGATCCCGCTGAAGCAGAGCATCCTGGGAAGGTGATTGTGACAGAAGTGACTATCAACTCCTTGACGGTGACTTTTAAAGAAGCCACGGTGGCTGAAGGCTTCTTTAAGGGCTACTGA
- the cbx7a gene encoding chromobox homolog 7a isoform X2, with translation MELSSIGDQVFAVESITKKRVRKGNVEYLLKWQGWPPKYSTWEPEDNILDPRLVLAYEENQEKVRALAYRRKGLRPRRLVLRNIFAMDLRSAHKVPDKPPPRLRLSLTRSMSTDVDQGERGSMYCRQARRRSKYRASKRGPDGPSNKPIRPPRKKEESMEEDWGGTSEEEKQESESTTEERREDSLYGQSECSSPPLLERQDLEMEVEEKVEADLTAVGTEIWTDRAGGGTSEIRLNQTFACDQSRDSASVPEAGQGDVVTVGNRSEWDRGEAGVASGSECLSHRSEGGVCQRNNTTSVIVSVQESSETAGDTTAVCSAAEARREEVRGDNQSVTMTTPGSQTDPAEAEHPGKVIVTEVTINSLTVTFKEATVAEGFFKGY, from the exons ATGGAGCTGTCATCAATAGGAGACCAAGTGTTTGCAGTGGAGTCAATAACAAAGAAGAGAGTCAGAAAG ggTAATGTGGAGTATCTACTGAAATGGCAGGGATGGCCCCCAAA GTACAGTACTTGGGAACCAGAGGACAATATTTTGGACCCTCGCCTGGTCCTGGCCTACGAAGAGAA TCAGGAGAAGGTCAGAGCTCTGGCCTATCGCAGGAAAGGACTCAGACCCAGGAGGCTCGTCCTGCGG AACATCTTTGCCATGGACCTCCGCAGTGCCCACAAGGTCCCGGACAAGCCTCCGCCCCGGCTACGCCTCTCCCTCACCCGCTCCATGAGCACAGATGTGGACCAGGGCGAGCGGGGCAGCATGTACTGTCGTCAAGCCAGAAGGAGGAGCAAGTATAGGGCGTCCAAACGAGGGCCAGATGGACCCTCAAACAAACCCATCCGTCCACCCAGGAAGAAGGAGGAGTCCATGGAGGAGGACTGGGGCGGCACCAGCGAAGAAGAGAAGCAGGAGTCTGAAAGCACCACTGAGGAGAGACGTGAAGACAGTTTATACG GTCAGTCCGAGTGCAGTTCCCCTCCCCTGCTGGAGCGACAGGACTTGgagatggaggtggaggagaaggtGGAGGCCGACCTGACAGCAGTAGGCACAGAGATATGGACTGACAGAGCAGGCGGAGGGACGTCCGAAATAAGACTCAACCAAACATTTGCGTGCGACCAATCAAGGGACAGCGCCTCAGTGCCTGAGGCCGGACAAGGGGATGTTGTTACTGTGGGCAACAGGTCAGAGTGGGACAGAGGTGAGGCGGGTGTGGCGTCAGGGTCGGAGTGTCTGAGTCACAGATCAGAGGGAGGCGTTTGTCAGAGAAACAACACAACCTCGGTGATAGTGAGCGTTCAGGAGAGCAGCGAGACAGCAGGTGACACCACCGCTGTCTGCTCGGCTGCAGAAGCACGGAGGGAGGAAGTGAGAGGCGACAATCAGAGCGTTACTATGACAACACCAGGCAGTCAGACTGATCCCGCTGAAGCAGAGCATCCTGGGAAGGTGATTGTGACAGAAGTGACTATCAACTCCTTGACGGTGACTTTTAAAGAAGCCACGGTGGCTGAAGGCTTCTTTAAGGGCTACTGA